A segment of the Bacteriovorax sp. PP10 genome:
CGAGGATCACTCCACCATCTCTAGGGTTCTTAGGCCCCGAAGCAATAAAGGTCCCATTAGCATACTGATCATCTAAAAAAGTGCGATGAGCTTCCAGGAATTTATCCGCTTCACTCATCGCTTTTTTATAAGTCAGTTCAATTATAAACATTATTCTTCGTCAGTCTCTGGAGCATCAGTTTCAACATCGTCAGCTTCTACAGCTTCAGTTGCCGGAGCAGCTTGAACAGCTGGTGCTGATC
Coding sequences within it:
- a CDS encoding YciI family protein → MFIIELTYKKAMSEADKFLEAHRTFLDDQYANGTFIASGPKNPRDGGVILAREMERSELDKIIALDPFFIEGISEFKITDFAVTKRSATFNY